One genomic window of Arachis stenosperma cultivar V10309 chromosome 10, arast.V10309.gnm1.PFL2, whole genome shotgun sequence includes the following:
- the LOC130958094 gene encoding probable calcium-binding protein CML43: protein MGITEACSRFIVDFLQAFKHSSPPSSIHDELDQNHHSPDCKPQNLLKLDDNTVRALMTVFGMQNNGRIKKENARRVVEKLGLVHDKDNSNKASSSPSRFELHGDGGLLEGDEVPVEEVLGDLEDMSKRNELLHEAFKIFDEDGDGYIDAMELKRVLDCLGLDKGWDMNTIEKMVKVVDLNLDGKVDFGEFELMMG, encoded by the coding sequence ATGGGCATAACAGAAGCATGTTCAAGGTTCATTGTTGACTTCTTGCAAGCATTCAAACACTCATCACCACCAAGCTCAATTCATGATGAGCTTGATCAAAATCACCATAGCCCTGATTGCAAGCCCCAGAATTTGCTAAAGCTCGACGACAACACGGTTCGCGCCCTCATGACTGTGTTTGGCATGCAAAACaatggaagaatcaagaaagaaaATGCTAGAAGAGTTGTGGAGAAGCTTGGTTTGGTGCATGACAAAGATAATAGCAACAAGGCTTCATCATCACCATCAAGATTTGAGCTTCATGGTGATGGTGGATTGTTGGAGGGCGACGAAGTGCCGGTAGAAGAGGTTCTTGGTGATTTGGAGGACATGTCAAAGCGCAATGAGCTCTTGCATGAAGCATTCAAGATCTTTGATGAGGATGGAGATGGTTACATTGATGCAATGGAGTTGAAGAGGGTGCTTGATTGTCTTGGTTTGGATAAGGGTTGGGACATGAACACAATTGAGAAGATGGTTAAGGTTGTTGATTTGAATCTTGATGGCAAGGTTGACTTTGGTGAGTTTGAGTTGATGATGGGATAG
- the LOC130957570 gene encoding uncharacterized protein LOC130957570 → MATERSHTIGFWHSYKPCRCASQPGILIISDRSQAIRATLNAPHSGWHPSSAYHAYCIRHMASNFNSRFKSTEDKRYLINVAYNPSKEGCNWYLDILGTLSHDMVDWALCFRKELWLQHCDEGRRYGHMTTNLLKCINAGLKGTRNLPVAAIVWAMYERLQQLFMRRGREAHAQLQGGQIYSQQLLAAIDKNRESLPMVLVTHCDRRASVFNVEEMEPVDGWSQTSYWVHMTERTCDCGLFQSLHFPCQHALAACAAASIEWGIFVDPVYTMASVFKVYEREFSLILDEKIWPP, encoded by the exons ATGGCGACTGAGAGGAGTCATACAATAGGATTCTGGCACTCTTACAAGCCTTGCAGGTGTGCCTCCCAG CCAGGAATCCTGATCATATCAGATAGATCACAGGCCATTCGCGCCACTCTCAATGCACCTCACAGTGGATGGCATCCCTCGTCAGCATATCATGCTTACTGCATCCGACACATGGCTTCAAACTTCAACTCCAGGTTCAAATCGACCGAGGATAAGAGGTATCTGATAAATGTGGCGTACAATCCGAGTAAGGAAGGATGCAACTGGTACTTGGATATTTTAGGTACACTATCCCATGATATGGTGGATTGGGCTCTTTGTTTCAGGAAGGAATTGTGGTTGCAACATTGCGACGAAGGTCGTCGGTATGGTCACATGACTACGAACCTATTGAAGTGTATAAATGCTGGGCTGAAGGGAACGAGGAATCTTCCGGTCGCAGCGATTGTTTGGGCAATGTATGAGAGGTTACAACAGTTGTTCATGCGCAGAGGACGCGAAGCCCATGCTCAGTTACAGGGTGGTCAGATCTACTCGCAGCAGCTGTTAGCAGCTATAGATAAGAACAGAGAGAGTCTGCCGATGGTGCTAGTCACCCATTGTGATCGTAGGGCATCCGTTTTTAACGTGGAAGAGATGGAGCCAGTAGATGGTTGGTCACAGACTTCATATTGGGTTCATATGACCGAGCGTACATGCGATTGCGGTCTATTCCAGTCATTGCATTTCCCATGTCAACACGCCCTGGCGGCATGTGCAGCTGCGAGTATTGAGTGGGGTATTTTTGTGGACCCTGTGTACACAATGGCCTCTGTATTCAAGGTATACGAGAGGGAGTTTTCGCTGATACTAGACGAAAAGATATGGCCTCCATGA